A single window of Cytobacillus dafuensis DNA harbors:
- a CDS encoding chaperone NapD — protein sequence MVISGIYIETIPGEAYKAAEALREIDGVEVHHIEDDFKIVLTIEAETISKSFEIAETFKPINGILTICLAYSNFEEEPAYQEAVGNK from the coding sequence ATGGTAATATCAGGTATTTATATTGAAACGATTCCAGGAGAAGCATATAAAGCGGCAGAAGCTTTACGAGAAATTGATGGAGTTGAAGTACATCATATTGAAGATGATTTCAAGATCGTTCTGACAATAGAAGCAGAAACCATTAGCAAAAGCTTTGAAATTGCTGAAACGTTTAAACCAATTAATGGCATTCTTACAATATGTTTGGCTTATAGTAATTTTGAAGAGGAACCTGCTTATCAAGAAGCAGTTGGCAACAAATGA
- a CDS encoding nitrate reductase cytochrome c-type subunit — protein sequence MRSKEILFVVAFILVVSVAIGSTKLYSTQTTDTDVKSADTKEIVTVPQLTEEGREASATMVLLGAPPMQPADHIDRWNPELHHESCMTCHAVPETGAPTPPPNHFYDEDTKGTIFRDNCQQCHATQNDSKSAFNDKE from the coding sequence ATGAGAAGCAAAGAGATTTTATTTGTTGTTGCGTTCATACTAGTCGTTTCGGTCGCAATTGGCTCTACAAAATTATATTCAACACAAACAACAGATACTGATGTAAAAAGTGCAGATACGAAGGAAATTGTAACTGTTCCTCAACTAACTGAGGAAGGCAGAGAGGCTTCTGCAACGATGGTCTTACTAGGTGCTCCGCCGATGCAGCCAGCTGATCATATTGATCGCTGGAATCCAGAACTTCATCATGAAAGCTGTATGACCTGTCATGCTGTTCCAGAAACAGGGGCTCCAACTCCACCACCAAACCATTTTTATGATGAGGATACGAAAGGAACAATATTTAGAGATAATTGTCAGCAATGCCACGCCACACAAAATGATAGTAAATCAGCGTTTAATGACAAAGAATAA
- a CDS encoding 4Fe-4S dicluster domain-containing protein, whose product MNGKVNRRQFLSINLGATVGFLGNFIGTQIEQERDFFRPPGARNELEFLTSCSRCGKCKDICPEKVISLFTITDGAKLINTPFLNPNENPCTFCRKCVDVCPTDALSITCFLEDPSIGKAAILDKSCISFKEVMCDYCFRSCPVNGAIELIEGKPMISDDHCTGCGICVTNCISEHKGIHILTI is encoded by the coding sequence ATGAATGGAAAAGTAAACAGAAGGCAGTTTCTCTCCATTAATTTGGGAGCAACTGTTGGTTTTTTAGGTAATTTTATCGGAACACAGATTGAGCAGGAAAGAGATTTTTTCAGACCACCCGGCGCACGTAATGAACTAGAGTTTTTAACTTCATGCAGCAGATGTGGAAAATGCAAAGATATCTGTCCAGAGAAAGTTATTAGTCTATTCACTATAACTGATGGAGCCAAGCTTATAAATACCCCTTTTTTGAATCCGAATGAGAACCCGTGTACATTTTGCCGAAAATGTGTAGATGTATGCCCAACTGATGCACTAAGTATAACATGTTTTTTAGAAGATCCATCAATTGGAAAGGCCGCGATTCTTGATAAAAGCTGCATTTCATTCAAAGAGGTTATGTGCGATTACTGTTTTCGTTCATGTCCAGTAAATGGTGCCATTGAATTAATTGAGGGAAAACCAATGATTAGCGATGATCACTGTACGGGGTGTGGAATTTGTGTTACAAACTGCATCTCAGAACATAAAGGAATTCACATTCTAACAATATAA